A genomic segment from Klebsiella africana encodes:
- a CDS encoding PTS lactose/cellobiose transporter subunit IIA, whose translation MEDLETIIMELLVNAGSARSAALTALQLARKGDFAAAEQAMTESHEFVKHAHKIQTQLIGLDEGSGKLPVNLITVHSQDHLMNAMVIQDLATDMIELYRRLPLAQ comes from the coding sequence ATGGAAGATTTAGAAACGATCATCATGGAGCTGTTAGTTAATGCCGGTTCCGCACGTAGCGCGGCGCTCACCGCACTCCAGCTGGCGCGGAAAGGCGATTTTGCCGCAGCCGAACAGGCCATGACCGAGTCCCATGAGTTCGTCAAGCATGCGCATAAAATTCAGACCCAGCTTATTGGCCTGGATGAAGGCAGCGGTAAGCTACCGGTCAACCTGATCACCGTGCATTCTCAGGACCACCTGATGAACGCCATGGTCATCCAGGATCTGGCGACCGATATGATTGAACTCTATCGTCGTCTGCCCCTCGCGCAATAA
- the rpoB gene encoding DNA-directed RNA polymerase subunit beta, with product MVYSYTEKKRIRKDFGKRPQVLDVPYLLSIQLDSFQKFIEQDPEGQYGLEAAFRSVFPIQSYSGNSELQYVSYRLGEPVFDVKECQIRGVTYSAPLRVKLRLVIYEREAPEGTVKDIKEQEVYMGEIPLMTDNGTFVINGTERVIVSQLHRSPGVFFDSDKGKTHSSGKVLYNARIIPYRGSWLDFEFDPKDNLFVRIDRRRKLPATIILRALNYTTEQILDLFFEKVVFEIRDNKLQMELIPERLRGETASFDIEANGKVYVEKGRRITARHIRQLEKDDIKHIEVPVEYIAGKVAAKDYIDEATGELICPANMELSLDLLAKLSQSGHKRIETLFTNDLDHGPYISETVRVDPTNDRLSALVEIYRMMRPGEPPTREAAESLFENLFFSEDRYDLSAVGRMKFNRSLLRDEIEGSGILSKDDIIEVMKKLIDIRNGKGEVDDIDHLGNRRIRSVGEMAENQFRVGLVRVERAVKERLSLGDLDTLMPQDMINAKPISAAVKEFFGSSQLSQFMDQNNPLSEITHKRRISALGPGGLTRERAGFEVRDVHPTHYGRVCPIETPEGPNIGLINSLSVYAQTNEYGFLETPYRKVTDGVVTDEIHYLSAIEEGNYVIAQANSNLDENGHFVEDLVTCRSKGESSLFSRDQVDYMDVSTQQVVSVGASLIPFLEHDDANRALMGANMQRQAVPTLRADKPLVGTGMERAVAVDSGVTAVAKRGGTVQYVDASRIVIKVNEDEMYPGEAGIDIYNLTKYTRSNQNTCINQMPCVSLGEPIERGDVLADGPSTDLGELALGQNMRVAFMPWNGYNFEDSILVSERVVQEDRFTTIHIQELACVSRDTKLGPEEITADIPNVGEAALSKLDESGIVYIGAEVTGGDILVGKVTPKGETQLTPEEKLLRAIFGEKASDVKDSSLRVPNGVSGTVIDVQVFTRDGVEKDKRALEIEEMQLKQAKKDLSEELQILEAGLFSRIYAVLVSGGVEAEKLDKLPRDRWLELGLTDEEKQNQLEQLAEQYDELKHEFEKKLEAKRRKITQGDDLAPGVLKIVKVYLAVKRRIQPGDKMAGRHGNKGVISKINPIEDMPHDANGTPVDIVLNPLGVPSRMNIGQILETHLGMAAKGIGDKINAMLKQQQEVAKLREFIQRAYDLGADVRQKVDLNTFSDEEVLRLAENLRKGMPIATPVFDGAKEAEIKALLQLGDLPTSGQITLFDGRTGEQFERPVTVGYMYMLKLNHLVDDKMHARSTGSYSLVTQQPLGGKAQFGGQRFGEMEVWALEAYGAAYTLQEMLTVKSDDVNGRTKMYKNIVDGNHQMEPGMPESFNVLLKEIRSLGINIELEDE from the coding sequence ATGGTTTACTCCTATACCGAGAAAAAACGTATTCGTAAGGATTTTGGTAAACGTCCACAAGTTCTGGATGTTCCATATCTCCTTTCTATCCAGCTTGACTCGTTCCAGAAGTTTATCGAGCAAGATCCTGAAGGGCAGTATGGTCTGGAAGCTGCTTTCCGTTCCGTATTCCCGATTCAGAGCTACAGCGGTAATTCCGAGCTGCAATACGTCAGCTACCGTCTGGGCGAACCGGTTTTTGACGTTAAAGAATGTCAGATCCGTGGCGTGACTTATTCTGCACCGCTGCGCGTAAAACTGCGTCTGGTGATCTACGAGCGCGAAGCGCCGGAAGGCACCGTCAAAGACATTAAAGAACAAGAAGTCTACATGGGCGAAATTCCGCTCATGACCGACAACGGTACCTTTGTCATTAACGGTACCGAGCGTGTTATCGTTTCTCAGCTGCACCGTAGCCCGGGCGTCTTCTTTGACAGTGACAAAGGTAAGACCCACTCCTCCGGTAAGGTTCTGTATAACGCACGTATTATCCCTTACCGCGGTTCCTGGCTGGACTTCGAATTCGACCCGAAAGACAACCTGTTCGTTCGTATCGACCGTCGTCGTAAGCTGCCGGCTACCATCATCCTGCGCGCGCTGAATTACACCACTGAGCAGATCCTTGACCTGTTCTTCGAAAAAGTGGTCTTTGAAATTCGCGACAACAAGCTGCAGATGGAGCTGATTCCGGAGCGTCTGCGCGGTGAAACCGCCTCCTTCGATATCGAAGCCAACGGTAAAGTGTACGTTGAGAAAGGCCGTCGTATCACGGCTCGTCACATCCGTCAGCTGGAAAAAGACGATATCAAGCATATCGAAGTGCCGGTTGAATACATCGCGGGCAAAGTGGCGGCTAAAGACTATATCGATGAAGCGACTGGCGAACTGATCTGCCCGGCGAACATGGAGCTGAGCCTGGATCTGCTGGCTAAGCTGAGCCAGTCTGGCCACAAGCGTATCGAAACGCTGTTCACCAACGATCTGGACCACGGCCCGTACATCTCTGAAACGGTACGCGTCGACCCGACTAACGATCGTCTGAGCGCGCTGGTAGAAATCTACCGCATGATGCGCCCTGGTGAGCCGCCGACTCGCGAAGCCGCTGAAAGCCTGTTCGAGAACCTGTTCTTCTCCGAAGACCGCTACGATCTGTCCGCGGTTGGTCGTATGAAGTTCAACCGTTCTCTGCTGCGCGACGAAATCGAAGGTTCCGGTATCCTGAGCAAAGACGACATCATCGAAGTGATGAAGAAGCTCATCGATATCCGTAACGGTAAAGGCGAAGTCGATGATATCGACCACCTTGGCAACCGTCGTATCCGTTCCGTTGGCGAAATGGCGGAAAACCAGTTCCGCGTTGGCCTGGTGCGTGTAGAGCGCGCGGTTAAAGAGCGTCTGTCTCTGGGCGATCTGGATACCCTGATGCCTCAGGATATGATCAACGCCAAACCGATTTCCGCAGCAGTGAAAGAGTTCTTTGGTTCCAGCCAGCTGTCTCAGTTTATGGACCAGAACAACCCGCTGTCTGAGATTACGCACAAACGTCGTATCTCTGCACTCGGCCCAGGCGGTCTGACCCGTGAGCGCGCAGGCTTCGAAGTTCGAGACGTACACCCGACCCACTACGGTCGCGTATGTCCAATCGAAACGCCTGAAGGTCCGAACATCGGTCTGATCAACTCCCTGTCCGTGTACGCACAGACTAACGAATACGGCTTCCTTGAGACTCCGTATCGTAAAGTGACCGACGGTGTGGTTACCGACGAAATTCACTACCTGTCTGCTATCGAAGAAGGCAACTACGTTATCGCTCAGGCGAACTCCAACCTGGATGAAAACGGCCACTTTGTAGAAGATCTGGTTACCTGCCGTAGTAAAGGCGAATCCAGCTTGTTCAGCCGTGATCAGGTTGACTACATGGACGTATCCACCCAGCAGGTGGTATCCGTCGGTGCGTCCCTGATCCCGTTCCTGGAACACGATGACGCCAACCGTGCATTGATGGGTGCGAACATGCAACGTCAGGCGGTTCCGACTCTGCGCGCTGATAAGCCGCTGGTTGGTACCGGTATGGAGCGTGCTGTTGCCGTTGACTCCGGTGTTACTGCGGTGGCTAAACGTGGCGGTACCGTTCAGTACGTGGATGCTTCCCGTATCGTTATCAAAGTTAACGAAGACGAGATGTACCCGGGCGAAGCAGGTATCGACATCTATAACCTGACCAAGTACACCCGTTCTAACCAGAACACCTGCATCAACCAGATGCCTTGCGTGTCCCTGGGCGAACCAATTGAACGCGGCGACGTGCTGGCAGACGGCCCGTCCACCGACCTCGGTGAACTGGCGCTGGGTCAGAACATGCGCGTAGCGTTCATGCCGTGGAACGGCTACAACTTCGAAGACTCCATCCTCGTATCCGAGCGTGTTGTCCAGGAAGACCGTTTCACCACTATCCACATTCAGGAACTGGCATGCGTGTCTCGTGACACCAAGCTGGGGCCGGAAGAGATCACCGCTGATATCCCGAACGTGGGTGAAGCTGCGCTCTCCAAACTGGATGAGTCCGGTATCGTTTATATCGGTGCGGAAGTGACCGGCGGCGACATTCTGGTTGGTAAGGTCACGCCGAAAGGTGAAACCCAGCTGACGCCGGAAGAGAAACTGCTGCGTGCGATCTTCGGTGAGAAAGCGTCTGACGTTAAAGACTCTTCTCTGCGCGTACCGAACGGTGTCTCTGGTACCGTTATCGACGTTCAGGTCTTTACCCGTGACGGCGTAGAAAAAGACAAACGTGCGCTGGAAATCGAAGAGATGCAGCTGAAGCAGGCCAAAAAAGACCTGTCTGAAGAACTGCAGATCCTCGAAGCTGGTCTGTTCAGTCGTATCTACGCGGTACTGGTCTCCGGTGGCGTTGAAGCTGAGAAGCTCGACAAACTGCCGCGCGATCGCTGGCTGGAACTGGGCCTGACCGACGAAGAGAAACAAAATCAGCTGGAACAGCTGGCTGAGCAGTACGACGAACTGAAACACGAGTTCGAGAAAAAACTCGAAGCGAAACGCCGCAAAATCACTCAAGGCGACGATCTGGCACCGGGCGTGCTGAAGATTGTTAAGGTATACCTGGCCGTTAAACGCCGTATCCAGCCTGGTGACAAGATGGCAGGTCGTCACGGTAACAAGGGTGTTATCTCTAAGATCAACCCGATCGAAGATATGCCGCACGATGCTAACGGTACGCCGGTAGATATCGTCCTGAACCCGCTGGGCGTACCGTCTCGTATGAACATCGGTCAGATCCTGGAAACGCACCTGGGTATGGCTGCAAAAGGCATCGGCGATAAGATCAACGCTATGCTGAAACAGCAGCAGGAAGTCGCGAAACTGCGCGAATTCATCCAGCGTGCCTACGATCTGGGCGCTGACGTTCGTCAGAAAGTTGACCTGAATACCTTCAGCGATGAAGAAGTTCTGCGTCTGGCTGAAAACCTGCGTAAAGGTATGCCGATCGCAACGCCGGTGTTCGACGGTGCGAAAGAAGCGGAAATTAAAGCGCTGCTGCAGCTGGGCGACCTGCCGACTTCCGGTCAGATCACCCTGTTTGACGGCCGTACCGGTGAACAGTTCGAGCGTCCGGTAACCGTAGGTTACATGTACATGCTGAAACTGAACCACCTGGTCGACGACAAAATGCACGCGCGTTCCACCGGTTCTTACAGCCTGGTTACTCAGCAGCCGCTGGGTGGTAAGGCACAGTTCGGTGGTCAGCGCTTCGGTGAGATGGAAGTGTGGGCGCTGGAAGCATACGGCGCGGCCTACACCCTGCAGGAAATGCTCACCGTTAAGTCTGATGACGTGAACGGTCGTACCAAGATGTATAAAAACATCGTGGACGGCAATCACCAGATGGAACCGGGCATGCCGGAATCCTTCAACGTACTGTTGAAAGAAATTCGCTCGCTGGGCATCAACATCGAACTGGAAGACGAGTAA
- the dcuB gene encoding anaerobic C4-dicarboxylate transporter DcuB: MEFALQLIIILICLFYGARKGGIALGLLGGIGLVILVFVFHLQPGKPPVDVMLVIIAVVAASATLQASGGLDVMLQIAEKLLRRNPKYVSIVAPFVTCTLTILCGTGHVVYTILPIIYDVAIKNNIRPERPMAASSIGAQMGIIASPVSVAVVSLVAMLGNFTFNGKHLEFLDLLAITIPSTLLGILAIGIFSWFRGKDLDKDEAFQAFIAVPENRHYVYGDTATLLDKKLPTSNWIAMWIFLASIAVVALLGAFSELRPEFNGKPLSMVLVIQMFMLLSGALIIIITKTNPASISKNEVFRSGMIAIVAVYGIAWMAETMFGAHMAEIKGVLGEMVKEYPWAYAIVLLLVSKFVNSQAAALAAIVPVALAIGVDPAYIVASAPACYGYYILPTYPSDLAAIQFDRSGTTHIGRFVINHSFILPGLIGVGVSCVFGWVFAAMYGFL, encoded by the coding sequence ATGGAATTCGCGTTACAACTCATTATTATCTTAATTTGTCTGTTTTATGGTGCCCGAAAAGGCGGTATTGCGCTGGGGCTGCTGGGCGGGATCGGTTTGGTGATCCTCGTCTTTGTTTTTCATCTCCAGCCGGGTAAGCCGCCGGTTGATGTGATGCTGGTGATCATTGCGGTGGTGGCGGCTTCTGCGACGCTGCAGGCATCCGGCGGTTTAGACGTGATGCTACAGATTGCCGAGAAGCTGCTGCGGCGTAACCCGAAATATGTCTCTATTGTGGCGCCTTTTGTCACCTGTACGCTGACCATCCTCTGCGGTACCGGCCACGTGGTGTATACCATCCTGCCGATTATCTACGATGTGGCAATTAAGAATAACATTCGTCCGGAGCGGCCGATGGCCGCCAGCTCCATTGGTGCCCAGATGGGGATCATCGCCAGCCCGGTTTCGGTGGCGGTGGTCTCGCTGGTGGCGATGCTGGGGAATTTTACCTTTAACGGGAAACACCTGGAGTTTCTCGATCTGCTGGCGATAACCATCCCGTCCACACTGCTGGGCATTTTAGCCATCGGTATCTTCAGCTGGTTCCGTGGCAAAGATCTGGATAAGGATGAAGCCTTCCAGGCGTTTATTGCGGTACCGGAGAACCGCCATTACGTCTATGGCGATACGGCGACGCTGCTGGATAAAAAGCTGCCCACCAGTAACTGGATTGCGATGTGGATTTTTCTGGCTTCCATCGCCGTGGTTGCTCTGCTCGGCGCCTTTTCCGAACTGCGCCCGGAATTTAACGGTAAGCCGCTGTCGATGGTGCTGGTGATCCAGATGTTCATGCTGCTTTCCGGAGCGCTGATCATTATCATCACTAAAACTAACCCGGCGTCGATTTCCAAAAATGAGGTCTTTCGTTCGGGAATGATCGCTATCGTCGCGGTGTACGGCATTGCGTGGATGGCGGAGACCATGTTCGGCGCGCACATGGCCGAGATTAAAGGCGTGCTCGGAGAGATGGTAAAAGAGTATCCGTGGGCTTATGCCATCGTGCTGCTGCTGGTGTCGAAGTTTGTGAACTCCCAGGCGGCAGCGCTGGCGGCGATTGTGCCAGTAGCCCTGGCCATCGGCGTCGATCCGGCCTATATCGTGGCTTCTGCGCCGGCTTGCTACGGCTACTATATTCTGCCGACTTACCCAAGCGATTTGGCGGCGATCCAGTTTGACCGCTCAGGAACCACCCATATCGGCCGCTTTGTGATTAACCACAGCTTTATCCTGCCCGGGCTCATCGGCGTCGGCGTCTCCTGCGTGTTTGGCTGGGTATTCGCTGCGATGTACGGCTTTCTGTAA
- the rplL gene encoding 50S ribosomal protein L7/L12, translating to MSITKDQIIEAVSAMSVMDVVELISAMEEKFGVSAAAAVAVAAGPVEAAEEKTEFDVILKAAGANKVAVIKAVRGATGLGLKEAKDLVESAPAALKEGISKDDAEALKKSLEEAGAEVEVK from the coding sequence ATGTCTATCACTAAAGATCAAATCATTGAAGCAGTATCCGCTATGTCCGTAATGGACGTTGTTGAGCTGATCTCTGCAATGGAAGAAAAATTCGGTGTTTCCGCTGCTGCTGCTGTAGCTGTAGCTGCTGGCCCGGTTGAAGCTGCTGAAGAAAAAACTGAATTCGACGTAATTCTGAAAGCTGCTGGCGCTAACAAAGTTGCTGTTATCAAAGCAGTACGTGGCGCAACTGGCCTGGGTCTGAAAGAAGCTAAAGACCTGGTAGAATCTGCTCCGGCTGCACTGAAAGAAGGCATCAGCAAAGACGACGCTGAAGCTCTGAAAAAATCTCTGGAAGAAGCTGGCGCTGAAGTTGAAGTTAAATAA
- the rpoC gene encoding DNA-directed RNA polymerase subunit beta', with protein MKDLLKFLKAQTKTEEFDAIKIALASPDMIRSWSFGEVKKPETINYRTFKPERDGLFCARIFGPVKDYECLCGKYKRLKHRGVICEKCGVEVTQTKVRRERMGHIELACPTAHIWFLKSLPSRIGLLLDMPLRDIERVLYFESYVVIEGGMTNLERNQILTEEQYLDALEEFGDEFDAKMGAEAIQALLRNMDLEQECEQLREELNETNSETKRKKLTKRIKLLEAFVQSGNKPEWMILTVLPVLPPDLRPLVPLDGGRFATSDLNDLYRRVINRNNRLKRLLDLAAPDIIVRNEKRMLQEAVDALLDNGRRGRAITGSNKRPLKSLADMIKGKQGRFRQNLLGKRVDYSGRSVITVGPYLRLHQCGLPKKMALELFKPFIYGKLELRGLATTIKAAKKMVEREEAVVWDILDEVIREHPVLLNRAPTLHRLGIQAFEPVLIEGKAIQLHPLVCAAYNADFDGDQMAVHVPLTLEAQLEARALMMSTNNILSPANGEPIIVPSQDVVLGLYYMTRDSVNAKGEGMVLTGPKEAERIYRAGLASLHARVKVRITEYEKDDNGEFVAKTSLKDTTVGRAILWMIVPKGLPFSIVNQALGKKAISKMLNTCYRILGLKPTVIFADQTMYTGFAYAARSGASVGIDDMVIPEKKYEIISEAEAEVAEIQEQFQSGLVTAGERYNKVIDIWAAANDRVSKAMMDNLQTETVINRDGQEEQQVSFNSIYMMADSGARGSAAQIRQLAGMRGLMAKPDGSIIETPITANFREGLNVLQYFISTHGARKGLADTALKTANSGYLTRRLVDVAQDLVVTEDDCGTLEGITMTPVIEGGDVKEPLRDRVLGRVTAEDVLKPGTADILVPRNTLLHEHWCDLLEANSVDSVKVRSVVSCDTDFGVCAHCYGRDLARGHIINKGEAIGVIAAQSIGEPGTQLTMRTFHIGGAASRAAAESSIQVKNKGSIKLSNAKSVVNSSGKLVITSRNTELKLIDEFGRTKESYKVPYGAVMAKGDGEQVAGGETVANWDPHTMPVITEVSGFIRFTDMIDGQTITRQTDELTGLSSLVVLDSAERTAGGKDLRPALKIVDAQGNDVLIPGTDMPAQYFLPGKAIVQLEDGVQISSGDTLARIPQESGGTKDITGGLPRVADLFEARRPKEPAILAEISGIISFGKETKGKRRLVITPVDGSEPYEEMIPKWRQLNVFEGERVERGDVVSDGPEAPHDILRLRGVHAVTRYIVNEVQDVYRLQGVKINDKHIEVIVRQMLRKATIESAGSSDFLEGEQVEYSRVKIANRELEANGKVGATFSRDLLGITKASLATESFISAASFQETTRVLTEAAVAGKRDELRGLKENVIVGRLIPAGTGYAYHQDRMRRRAAGELPAAPQVSVEEASANLAELLNAGLGGSDND; from the coding sequence GTGAAAGACTTATTAAAGTTTCTGAAAGCGCAAACTAAAACCGAAGAGTTTGATGCGATCAAAATTGCTCTGGCTTCGCCAGACATGATCCGTTCATGGTCTTTCGGTGAAGTTAAAAAGCCGGAAACCATTAACTACCGTACGTTCAAGCCTGAGCGTGACGGCCTTTTCTGCGCCCGTATCTTTGGGCCGGTAAAAGACTATGAGTGCCTGTGCGGTAAGTACAAGCGCCTGAAACACCGCGGTGTGATCTGTGAGAAGTGCGGCGTTGAAGTGACCCAGACTAAAGTGCGTCGTGAGCGCATGGGCCACATCGAGCTGGCATGTCCGACTGCGCACATCTGGTTCCTGAAATCCCTGCCGTCCCGTATCGGCCTGCTGCTGGATATGCCGCTGCGCGATATCGAACGTGTACTGTACTTTGAATCCTATGTGGTTATCGAAGGTGGCATGACCAACCTCGAACGCAACCAGATTCTGACGGAAGAACAGTACCTGGACGCGCTGGAAGAGTTCGGTGACGAATTCGACGCGAAGATGGGTGCGGAAGCGATCCAGGCGCTGCTGCGCAATATGGATCTGGAGCAGGAATGCGAGCAGCTGCGTGAAGAGCTGAACGAAACCAACTCCGAAACCAAGCGTAAAAAGCTGACCAAGCGCATCAAGCTGCTGGAAGCATTCGTACAGTCTGGCAACAAGCCGGAGTGGATGATCCTGACCGTTCTGCCGGTACTGCCGCCAGATCTGCGTCCGCTGGTTCCGCTGGATGGTGGTCGTTTCGCGACGTCTGACCTCAACGATCTGTATCGTCGCGTGATCAACCGTAACAACCGTCTGAAACGTCTGCTGGATCTGGCTGCGCCGGACATCATCGTACGCAACGAAAAACGTATGCTGCAGGAAGCGGTTGACGCCCTGCTGGATAACGGTCGTCGCGGTCGTGCGATCACCGGTTCTAACAAACGTCCTCTGAAATCTTTGGCCGATATGATCAAAGGTAAACAGGGTCGTTTCCGTCAGAACCTGCTCGGTAAGCGTGTTGACTACTCCGGTCGTTCTGTTATCACCGTAGGTCCATACCTGCGTCTGCATCAGTGCGGTCTGCCGAAGAAAATGGCGCTGGAGCTGTTCAAACCGTTCATCTACGGCAAGCTGGAACTGCGTGGCCTGGCCACCACCATCAAAGCCGCTAAGAAGATGGTTGAGCGCGAAGAAGCTGTCGTTTGGGATATCCTGGACGAAGTTATCCGCGAACACCCGGTCCTGCTGAACCGTGCGCCGACCCTGCACCGTCTGGGTATTCAGGCATTCGAACCGGTTCTGATCGAAGGTAAAGCCATCCAGCTGCACCCGCTGGTTTGTGCGGCATACAACGCCGACTTCGATGGTGACCAGATGGCTGTTCACGTACCGCTGACGCTGGAAGCCCAGCTGGAAGCGCGTGCGCTGATGATGTCTACCAACAACATCCTGTCCCCGGCGAACGGCGAACCAATCATCGTTCCGTCTCAGGACGTTGTACTGGGTCTGTACTACATGACCCGTGACAGTGTTAACGCCAAAGGCGAAGGCATGGTGCTGACTGGCCCGAAAGAAGCTGAGCGTATCTATCGCGCCGGCCTGGCCTCTCTGCATGCGCGCGTTAAAGTGCGTATCACTGAATACGAAAAAGACGACAATGGTGAGTTTGTCGCGAAAACCAGCCTGAAAGACACGACCGTTGGCCGTGCCATTCTGTGGATGATCGTACCGAAAGGTCTGCCGTTCTCTATCGTGAACCAGGCGCTCGGTAAGAAAGCGATCTCCAAGATGCTGAACACCTGTTACCGTATTCTGGGCCTGAAACCGACCGTTATTTTCGCGGACCAGACGATGTACACCGGCTTTGCTTATGCAGCGCGTTCAGGTGCGTCCGTTGGTATCGATGACATGGTCATCCCGGAGAAAAAATACGAAATCATCAGCGAAGCGGAAGCGGAAGTTGCTGAGATTCAGGAACAGTTCCAGTCCGGTCTGGTGACCGCGGGCGAACGCTACAACAAAGTTATCGATATCTGGGCTGCGGCGAACGATCGTGTATCCAAAGCGATGATGGATAACCTGCAAACCGAAACCGTGATTAACCGTGACGGTCAGGAAGAGCAGCAGGTTTCCTTCAACAGCATCTACATGATGGCCGACTCCGGTGCGCGTGGTTCTGCTGCACAGATTCGTCAGCTGGCCGGTATGCGTGGTCTGATGGCGAAGCCGGATGGCTCCATCATCGAAACGCCGATCACCGCGAACTTCCGTGAAGGTCTGAACGTACTCCAGTACTTCATCTCCACCCACGGTGCGCGTAAAGGTCTGGCGGATACCGCACTGAAAACAGCGAACTCCGGTTACCTGACTCGTCGTCTGGTTGACGTTGCCCAGGACCTGGTCGTCACTGAAGACGACTGTGGCACCCTGGAAGGCATCACCATGACGCCGGTTATCGAAGGTGGCGACGTTAAAGAGCCGCTGCGCGATCGCGTACTGGGTCGTGTGACTGCGGAAGACGTTCTGAAGCCGGGTACTGCGGATATTCTGGTTCCACGCAACACGCTGCTGCACGAGCACTGGTGTGACCTGCTGGAAGCGAACTCCGTTGACTCCGTCAAAGTGCGTTCCGTTGTATCCTGTGACACCGACTTTGGTGTATGTGCGCACTGCTATGGTCGTGACCTGGCACGTGGTCACATCATCAACAAAGGTGAGGCTATCGGCGTTATCGCGGCACAGTCCATCGGTGAGCCGGGTACACAGCTGACGATGCGTACGTTCCACATCGGTGGTGCGGCATCTCGTGCGGCTGCTGAATCCAGCATCCAGGTGAAAAACAAAGGTAGCATCAAGCTCAGCAACGCGAAGTCGGTTGTGAACTCCAGCGGTAAACTGGTTATCACTTCCCGTAACACCGAGCTGAAGCTGATCGACGAATTCGGTCGTACCAAAGAGAGCTATAAAGTGCCTTACGGTGCGGTTATGGCGAAAGGCGACGGTGAGCAGGTTGCCGGCGGTGAAACCGTCGCAAACTGGGATCCGCACACCATGCCGGTCATCACCGAAGTTAGCGGCTTCATTCGCTTCACTGACATGATCGACGGCCAGACCATTACTCGTCAGACCGACGAACTGACCGGTCTGTCTTCGCTGGTGGTTCTGGATTCTGCAGAACGTACCGCAGGTGGTAAAGATCTGCGTCCGGCGCTGAAAATTGTTGATGCTCAGGGCAACGACGTTCTGATCCCAGGTACCGATATGCCTGCTCAGTACTTCCTGCCGGGTAAAGCGATTGTTCAGCTGGAAGATGGCGTACAGATCAGCTCTGGTGACACCCTGGCGCGTATTCCGCAGGAATCCGGCGGTACCAAGGATATCACCGGTGGTCTGCCGCGCGTTGCGGACCTGTTCGAAGCACGTCGTCCGAAAGAGCCGGCTATCCTGGCTGAAATCAGCGGTATCATTTCCTTCGGTAAAGAAACCAAAGGGAAACGTCGCCTGGTTATCACCCCGGTAGACGGTAGCGAGCCGTACGAAGAGATGATCCCGAAATGGCGTCAGCTCAACGTGTTCGAAGGTGAACGTGTAGAACGTGGTGACGTGGTTTCCGACGGTCCGGAAGCACCGCACGACATTCTGCGTCTGCGTGGCGTACATGCTGTGACTCGTTACATTGTTAACGAAGTCCAGGACGTATACCGTCTGCAGGGTGTTAAGATTAACGATAAACACATCGAAGTTATCGTTCGTCAGATGCTGCGTAAAGCCACCATCGAAAGCGCAGGCAGCTCCGACTTCCTCGAAGGCGAGCAGGTGGAATACTCCCGCGTCAAGATCGCGAACCGCGAACTGGAAGCGAACGGCAAAGTGGGCGCAACGTTCTCCCGCGATCTGCTGGGTATCACCAAAGCGTCTCTGGCCACCGAGTCCTTCATCTCCGCGGCATCGTTCCAGGAGACCACTCGCGTGCTGACCGAAGCCGCCGTTGCGGGCAAACGCGACGAACTGCGCGGTCTGAAAGAGAACGTCATCGTGGGTCGTCTGATCCCGGCCGGTACCGGTTATGCGTACCACCAGGATCGTATGCGCCGTCGCGCTGCTGGCGAACTGCCGGCGGCACCGCAGGTGAGCGTGGAAGAAGCATCTGCCAACCTGGCAGAGCTGCTGAACGCAGGTCTGGGCGGTTCTGACAACGATTAA
- a CDS encoding PTS sugar transporter subunit IIB, which translates to MLVQRMQDAAQKKGVEVSIKAVPVAEFKDNLAAADIILLGPQVKYEQAKLQALADPFGKKVAVIDMMDYGMMKGDAVLDKALKMLE; encoded by the coding sequence ATGCTGGTTCAACGTATGCAAGATGCCGCGCAGAAGAAGGGTGTTGAGGTCTCAATCAAGGCCGTACCGGTCGCTGAATTTAAAGATAATCTGGCCGCTGCCGACATTATTCTGCTCGGCCCGCAGGTGAAATATGAGCAGGCGAAGCTGCAGGCGCTGGCCGACCCGTTCGGCAAGAAGGTCGCCGTGATCGATATGATGGACTACGGCATGATGAAAGGTGATGCCGTCCTGGATAAAGCCCTTAAGATGCTGGAGTAA